Proteins co-encoded in one Micropterus dolomieu isolate WLL.071019.BEF.003 ecotype Adirondacks linkage group LG19, ASM2129224v1, whole genome shotgun sequence genomic window:
- the smtnl1 gene encoding smoothelin-like 1, which produces FEEAGQDKDKASTDVYLKDPESTSGEKDGEGKREEDKEGGQVEEVRDKEMKDNNKEKKSKTEQKANEAGKDVNEKAEKGAEKKKQVKEVDVETKDKGKIKEVEKQGKPKRKSGPPSSSLSRPRLSARSIRASAKNDIIAKFQQGAPETPIPRNFKIQRSSAAVATGASIKQKMLQWCRNKTRNYKGVEIENFSSSWSDGLAFCALMHRFFPDAFDYSSLNPEEREKNFTLAFQTAESLADCCPLLEVGDMMMMGKNPDPMCVFTYVQSLCHSLSKIEKERKDKEKEEKEPAGVGEEKGEEAAGEVSPKKDEGDCAENEAMDSQGEVTETEGTGEEGNAPNNCEMEGDGGVLVEAES; this is translated from the exons TTTGAAGAGGCTGGACAAGATAAAGACAAAGCCTCCACTGATGTTTACCTGAAGGATCCTGAATCAACAAGTGGAGAAAAAGATggggagggaaagagggaggaagatAAAGAAGGTGGGCAGGTGGAAGAAGTCAGGGACAAAGAAATGAAGGATAAtaacaaagagaagaagagtaAAACAGAGCAAAAGGCCAACGAAGCTGGAAAAGATGTGaatgaaaaagcagaaaaaggggcagagaagaaaaaacaagtCAAGGAAGTGGATGTAGAGacgaaagacaaaggaaagatTAAGGAGGTAGAAAAGCAAGGGAAGCCCAAAAGAAAGAGTggtcctccctcctcttctctctcccgACCAAGACTCTCTGCACGCTCTATTAGAGCGTCTGCTAAAAATGACATCATTGCGAAGTTCCAGCAAGGTGCACCAGA GACACCCATACCCCGCAACTTTAAGATTCAGAGGTCATCTGCAGCTGTGGCTACAGGAGCTTCAATTAAACAGAAGATGCTTCAGTGGTGTCGCAACAAGACTCGCAACTACAAG GGCGTCGAAATAGAAAACTTTTCATCGTCCTGGTCAGATGGGTTGGCGTTCTGTGCTCTGATGCATCGTTTCTTTCCTGATGCTTTTGACTACAGCTCCCTGAAtccagaggagagggagaagaactTCACTCTAGCCTTCCAAACTGCAGA GTCTCTGGCCGactgctgccctctgctggaaGTGGGtgatatgatgatgatgggTAAAAACCCGGACCccatgtgtgtgttcacatatGTGCAGTCCCTCTGCCACAGCCTCTCCaaaatagagaaagagaggaaggacaaagaaaaggaggagaaagagccGGCTGGTGTGGGAGAAGAGAAAGgagaagaagcagcaggggAGGTGTCCCCGAAGAAGGACGAAGGAGACTGTGCTGAGAATGAGGCGATGGATAGCCAGGGAGAagtaacagagacagagggCACCGGCGAGGAAGGAAATGCACCAAACAACTGTGAGATGGAGGGAGATGGAGGAGTGTTAGTCGAGGCAGAGTCCTAG